A portion of the Sabethes cyaneus chromosome 3, idSabCyanKW18_F2, whole genome shotgun sequence genome contains these proteins:
- the LOC128739223 gene encoding lipase member H-like yields MLRHSLLLLFILVRFRTSTGADVITGTVKYYIFNSQLQRLVELSSNDSDFTRNGCDPSGKFTVVVHGWREGTDTEWVPDVMTNMTAYRGGCVMFMSYGNNNHQMDYFNELVPHFDELASNLTNHYRRLEAFGFNPADGLVFGFSFGSQLAFESGSNYGVRKLGRIDACDPAGPGFDGNSKRSSLDPTAAAQKVQCIHTSSNYGTSQRNCHVNWNMGQCGKEQVGAGPFPKGSHGLCPYFYASAFTHSFFAVPKPKECSSKRYTDIWPSGYKMGYFSGSNCSFQGELFSPTTKFYPYNDPYPAI; encoded by the exons ATGCTAAGACATTCCCTACTACTGTTGTTTATCCTAGTACGATTCCGAACATCTACCGGTGCCGATGTCATTACCGGAACAGTGAAGTACTATATTTTCAACAG TCAGCTGCAACGTTTAGTGGAGCTATCAAGCAACGACAGTGACTTCACCCGGAACGGATGTGACCCGAGCGGAAAGTTTACAGTTGTCGTGCACGGTTGGCGGGAAGGAACCGACACCGAATGGGTACCGGACGTGATGACAAACATGACGGCCTACCGGGGTGGATGTGTCATGTTTATGAGCTACGGTAACAACAATCACCAGATGGACTATTTCAATGAACTTGTGCCCCATTTTGATGAGTTGGCTAGTAATCTGACTAATCATTACCGTCGGTTGGAGGCGTTCGGTTTCAATCCGGCCGATGGTCTTGTGTTTGGGTTCAGTTTCGGTTCGCAGCTGGCGTTCGAATCTGGAAGCAATTACGGAGTTAGAAAACTTGGACGCATTGATG CATGTGACCCAGCCGGTCCGGGTTTCGATGGTAATAGTAAACGTTCCTCGCTGGACCCAACGGCGGCAGCTCAGAAGGTTCAGTGCATTCATACCAGCTCGAACTATGGAACCAGTCAGCGAAATTGCCACGTCAACTGGAACATGGGACAGTGCGGTAAGGAACAGGTCGGTGCCGGTCCATTCCCTAAGGGATCGCACGGGTTGTGTCCTTACTTTTACGCCAGTGCCTTCACGCACAGCTTCTTTGCAGTTCCAAAACCGAAGGAATGTAGCTCGAAACGGTACACCGATATTTGGCCGTCTGGCTACAAGATGGGCTACTTCAGCGGTTCGAATTG ttcatTTCAAGGAGAGCTTTTCTCACCAACTACCAAGTTTTACCCCTACAATGACCCATATCCAGCAATTTGA